In Drosophila innubila isolate TH190305 chromosome 2R unlocalized genomic scaffold, UK_Dinn_1.0 1_C_2R, whole genome shotgun sequence, the following are encoded in one genomic region:
- the LOC117784753 gene encoding uncharacterized protein LOC117784753 encodes MFAWSMKILLPLALLNCIHGRVLMMPKFYGQDSAVIVDTDKSKFNPKLQNALYYNIPVYKLFKPMTTTTTTTTAPIGLIEEYPSDLLYIARNKLGLKRLEQLPSIRELGELLGTGNAEDTIKYIRALTSNDQGIALMKAYLGSLDYDQSEPEAETRPDIKFNDEDNDTDADYDDEMPLKEPKLETTTKAAQWELEEGGGLMQHVNDFMKQYGMWSEETTTVAPTPAPVVYKPLFVAPQLATVKPPRPLFARRPWPSHVPIPMPTRVPSTTAIPPTPKSPHLNSPKVPANSMSGHVAPHVQQLAQIANIPPSVLDTFLQQQPKLAELARRVSRLPLVQQHSRAIDSQLLVAVQKALSQDENLKHLLSASQTLK; translated from the coding sequence ATGTTTGCATGGTCGATGAAAATCCTACTGCCATTGGCACTGCTTAACTGCATCCATGGACGCGTCCTGATGATGCCCAAGTTCTATGGCCAGGATAGTGCAGTAATTGTGGACACGGACAAGTCCAAATTCAATCCAAAACTACAGAATGCGCTCTATTACAATATTCCTGTCTACAAGTTGTTCAAACCgatgactacaacaacaactacaactactgCTCCGATCGGACTGATTGAGGAGTATCCAAGTGATTTGCTTTACATAGCACGTAATAAACTGGGCTTAAAGCGGCTGGAGCAGCTGCCGAGCATCCGGGAACTGGGTGAGCTGCTGGGCACTGGCAACGCGGAGGATACCATCAAATATATTCGTGCTCTCACTTCTAATGATCAGGGAATTGCGCTAATGAAGGCCTATTTGGGCTCCCTGGACTATGATCAAAGTGAGCCCGAGGCGGAGACAAGACCCGATATCAAATTCAATGATGAAGACAATGACACAGATGCAGACTACGATGACGAGATGCCTCTGAAGGAACCAAAGCTGGAAACAACCACAAAGGCAGCGCAGTGGGAGTTGGAGGAGGGCGGTGGCTTAATGCAGCATGTAAACGATTTTATGAAGCAATACGGCATGTGGTCAGAGGAGACCACAACTGTCGCTCCCACACCCGCTCCCGTGGTGTATAAGCCTCTCTTTGTGGCACCACAGCTGGCAACAGTAAAGCCGCCGCGTCCACTGTTCGCACGACGACCATGGCCATCTCATGTACCTATTCCAATGCCAACTAGGGTTCCCAGTACCACAGCAATTCCACCGACTCCAAAATCGCCGCATCTCAATTCGCCCAAGGTGCCGGCGAATTCAATGTCCGGCCACGTGGCGCCGCATGTTCAGCAGCTGGCACAGATTGCCAACATACCGCCATCGGTGTTGGACACGTTCCTGCAGCAGCAGCCCAAGCTGGCGGAGTTGGCCAGACGCGTCAGTCGATTGCCGCTGGTGCAGCAACACAGTCGGGCAATCGATAGCCAGTTGCTGGTGGCCGTGCAGAAGGCGCTCTCACAGGATGAAAATCTGAAGCACTTGCTCAGCGCATCACAAACATTGAAATAA